Proteins from one Emys orbicularis isolate rEmyOrb1 chromosome 2, rEmyOrb1.hap1, whole genome shotgun sequence genomic window:
- the LOC135873734 gene encoding interleukin-36 receptor antagonist protein-like: MTGTGHTTPARPGAGRTPGSYSQPGNSNLVNLFNEFFKQRPTIMAVPGPSLFTLRDTSQKVVRYHHNRLVASPQTANAPPEKISVVPNQFMDPSHFPIIMGINGGTRCLSCGTSAQPTLMLEDKKIMDLYQNSREAKRFTFTCSATGSTLRFESVAFPGWYLSTSPRNDQPLRVTNRLGEAEITNFYFKKV; the protein is encoded by the exons ATGACAGGCACCGGGCACACGACCCCAGCACGGCCGGGAGCTGGGAGGACGCCAGGATCCTATTCCCAGCCCGGCAACAGCAACCTGGTGAATCTGTTCAATGAGTTCTTTAAACAGA GACCTACCATCATGGCCGTGCCAGGGCCCAGCCTCTTCACCCTACGCGACACCAGCCAGAAAGTTGTCCGCTACCACCACAACCGCCTCGTGGCCTCCCCCCAGACCGCCAACGCCCCCCCAG AGAAGATCAGCGTGGTGCCCAACCAGTTCATGGACCCCAGCCATTTCCCCATCATTATGGGCATCAATGGAGGGACTCGCTGTCTGTCCTGCGGCACTTCGGCCCAGCCCACCCTCATGCTGGAG gacAAGAAAATCATGGACTTGTACCAGAACAGCCGGGAAGCCAAGCGTTTCACCTTTACCTGCTCTGCCACCGGCAGCACGCTCCGCTTCGAGTCGGTCGCCTTCCCGGGCTGGTACCTGAGCACGTCCCCCAGAAACGACCAGCCCCTCCGGGTGACCAACCGACTCGGGGAGGCCGAAATCACCAACTTCTACTTTAAGAAAGTTTAA